In Streptomyces canus, one DNA window encodes the following:
- a CDS encoding LLM class flavin-dependent oxidoreductase: MHVGSFVLAAQFPGQGQGEALHRAVRSAEVAEEAGLDAVWLAEHHFVPYGTCPSAITLAALLLGRTRRIRVGTAVSVLPTAHPVALGEQAALLHMTSGGRFSLGVGRGGPWVDLEVFGSGLQAYETGFPESLDLLVRWLREPAVGADGERFRFREVPVVPRPSESLTEADGPEVIVACTSPASVRLAAERGLPMLLGMHVGDEEKAEMVALWRRQARAAGHAPEKVLGAPHVSAGVCQIADRRTDAVEALVKAMPGWLRQGLGAHVTVDGRARQMRDPVAYTELLCGLHPVGTPRLCADRLAATSERTGVSRFALLVEGSGDLAATEENVRRLGAEVLPHLT, translated from the coding sequence ATGCATGTGGGAAGTTTCGTGTTGGCGGCCCAGTTCCCGGGGCAGGGCCAGGGAGAGGCGCTGCACCGCGCGGTCCGCTCGGCCGAGGTCGCGGAGGAGGCCGGACTCGACGCGGTCTGGCTGGCAGAACACCACTTCGTACCGTACGGCACCTGCCCGTCGGCGATCACCCTGGCGGCCTTGCTGCTGGGCCGCACCCGCCGTATCCGCGTCGGCACCGCCGTGAGCGTGCTGCCCACGGCCCACCCCGTGGCCCTCGGCGAACAGGCCGCGCTGCTGCACATGACGAGCGGCGGGCGCTTCTCGCTGGGCGTGGGGCGCGGCGGCCCGTGGGTCGACCTGGAGGTGTTCGGATCGGGCCTTCAGGCGTACGAGACGGGGTTCCCGGAATCACTCGATCTGCTGGTGCGCTGGCTGCGCGAACCCGCCGTGGGAGCCGACGGCGAGCGCTTCCGCTTCCGCGAAGTGCCCGTCGTGCCCCGGCCGTCGGAGTCGCTCACGGAAGCGGACGGCCCCGAGGTGATCGTCGCCTGCACCTCCCCGGCGAGCGTCCGGCTGGCCGCCGAGCGCGGGCTGCCGATGCTGCTCGGGATGCATGTCGGGGACGAGGAGAAGGCGGAGATGGTCGCCCTGTGGCGCAGGCAGGCGCGCGCCGCCGGGCACGCGCCGGAGAAGGTCCTGGGCGCGCCCCATGTCTCGGCCGGCGTCTGCCAGATCGCGGACCGGCGCACGGACGCGGTGGAGGCCCTCGTGAAGGCGATGCCGGGCTGGCTCAGGCAGGGACTCGGCGCCCATGTGACGGTCGACGGCCGTGCACGGCAGATGCGCGATCCGGTGGCGTACACGGAACTGCTCTGCGGGCTGCACCCGGTGGGGACCCCGCGGCTGTGCGCCGACCGCCTCGCGGCGACCAGCGAACGGACGGGTGTCTCCCGCTTCGCCCTGCTCGTCGAGGGCTCGGGGGATCTGGCGGCCACCGAGGAGAACGTACGGCGGCTGGGTGCGGAAGTGCTGCCGCATCTGACCTGA